A region from the Lycium ferocissimum isolate CSIRO_LF1 unplaced genomic scaffold, AGI_CSIRO_Lferr_CH_V1 ctg914, whole genome shotgun sequence genome encodes:
- the LOC132046035 gene encoding uncharacterized protein LOC132046035: MGNGCYSICPSSSVTIKLIFHEGTTRMVTGKRLAGEIMFEFPECMVCHADSFFIGQPIPSLGIEDKLRNGGTYFVLPLDSFTNKVLSASSLASLGNNPNKRAPVNFKNPAFEYIKGSNGRVLIKVAPEFMIKLLQRGKAEKECASTSTSPSEGNFLCSTPELKKHYEQLVGPKGQIWSPKLDTISEYKIRYSPCKLIVLEWKEKE; encoded by the coding sequence ATGGGCAACGGATGTTACTCTATATGCCCTTCAAGTTCAGTAACAATTAAGCTCATATTTCACGAAGGAACGACGAGGATGGTGACCGGGAAAAGGCTAGCCGGAGAGATAATGTTCGAGTTCCCGGAATGCATGGTTTGTCATGCTGACTCATTCTTCATTGGCCAACCTATTCCATCCTTAGGTATCGAGGATAAGCTTAGGAATGGCGGCACATACTTTGTCCTCCCACTTGATTCCTTCACAAACAAAGTTCTCTCAGCTTCTTCTCTTGCTTCCTTAGGCAATAACCCTAACAAAAGAGCTCCAGTTAACTTCAAGAACCCTGCTTTTGAATATATAAAGGGATCAAATGGTAGGGTTTTGATAAAAGTCGCGCCGGAGTTTATGATCAAATTACTCCAACGAGGAAAGGCGGAAAAGGAATGTGCATCTACTAGTACAAGCCCTAGTGAGGGTAATTTTTTGTGTAGCACACCGgagttgaagaagcattatgAGCAATTGGTAGGACCAAAAGGGCAAATATGGTCACCTAAGCTAGACACTATTTCTGAATATAAGATTAGGTATTCACCTTGCAAGTTGATTGTCTTGGAATGGAAAGAGAAAgaatag